In one Acidobacteriota bacterium genomic region, the following are encoded:
- a CDS encoding toxin: MAFQKTINSSKAGDSPSRVQNVSNQDDRSSSSSFTAPTISLPKGGGAIRGMGEKFAANPVTGTGSMSVPLTVSTSRSGFSPQLSLSYDSGSGNGPFGFGWSLSLPAITRKTDKGLPKYQDAIESDEFILSGAEDLVRVLVENEQGQWKREDLPPRELSGETYNIYRYRPRIEGIFARIERWTNQKHPENTFWRSISKDNITTWYGKDENSRIYDPLNPTRIFSWLISESYDDKGNAILYEYKKENSDGVVLSQAHERNRNDSTRSANRYLKSIKYGNLPSRLVQPDLSKLDWLFEVVFDFGEHNPDDPRPNDQGTWLYRHDPFSAYRAGYEVRTYRLCQRVLMFHHFPNEPEVGRDCLVRSTDFVFRNIRGNKKEDPKQGHPVASFIASATQTGYKRKSDSGYLKKSLPPLEFEYSQPVVSEEIHEIDPVSLENLPTGMDGDNYQWVDLDGEGISGFLTEQADAWFYKPNLGGGRFGPLEKVASIPSLASLQGGRQQLLDLAGDGQLDLAEFSGPTPGFYERTEDQNWVSFKPFTQLPRIDWGEPNLRFVDLDGDGHADILITEDNVFTWHASLAEEGFGPAQRVSNPFDEEKGPKLVFADGTQSIYLADMSGDGLTDLARIRNGEICYWPNLGYGRFGAKVTMDNSPWFDFPDQFDQKRIRVADIDGSGNTDIIYLHRDGVRLYFNQSGNSWKDARTIRNFPRVDNLASVTTADLLGNGTACLVWSSPLPANAGRQMRYINLMSQGKPHLLIKTVNNLGAMTEVEYAPSTKFYLQDKLAGTPWITRLPFLVHCVEKVTVSDKWRQTKFTTTYSYHHGYFDGIEREFRGFGRVEQIDVEDFGTFEKGNGDSPYITDDLTLYQPPVKTVTWFHTGTFLDRERILNQYQHEYFPNWFEALKPGEQVLGEFKENHLPEPDLHAENLTAEEWREALRACKGMTLRQEVYELDVDALQQGKQCPVKLFSTAYHNCNIQRLQPKGENKHAVFLVTESEAITYNYELDLRQEELRPDPRIAHTLNLRIDEYGNIQQSIAVAYPRVNHYEDTTLPAGTADLIVQTQKEPHLAYTETRYTNDVIEQDAHRLRVPCEVITYELIGIAREDESDRKTNDEGIDNRYFTLDELRAYKLSEKYQAGQADLFQVEEIAYHALPNRQTPQKRLVEHARTLFFNPSLTEPEPLGEFNSLGLPYENYKLALTDSLLTTVLGDKLTPEIRATLEDETRSGYLTGADLTNRFPGEENSGQYWIRSGVAGFNADAAQHFYLPEQYTDPFGNTTVLEYDGNYDLYIKSSTDPMGNRTEVTQFDFRVLAPKQIKDINENLSEVAFDVLGMPAAMAVKGKGDEGDNLASFDDALLNPTPGMLRQFFTDDYNITEAKRLLGSATARYLYYFGETDTERNQHPSCACGILREQHFAQHPDSPIQTAFEYSDGMGTVLVKKVQAEPESEGGQLRWIASGKTILNNKGKAVKQYEPYFSKPDVAHRFEELEEVGVTPVMYYDAVGRLVRTELPDGTFSRVEFSPWHVLTFDANDTVLESQWYQKCGAPAPAQPLLSTASPDTRAAWLAAQHANTPALTILDSLGREVISVAHNKYVNSLGAQGEEKYVTFTKLDAEGKPLWIRDARGNLVMRYIVGPSDLTEDLARRRKNGPYSFAEAYDIQPRDYVPCYDIAGNLLFQRSMDAADRWMLNDSAGQPLYAWDSRTNLLHTTYDALRRPVTLELRNETHSDWIVVGYTRYGEGVPDDKARNLCGKPYRVFDQSGLVTNWNFDFKGNPLETRRRLASEYANDTDWREIIPLPPETELENPQMPETLNWLMAEAFAQLVEYDALNRITRQYNWHSVADSRVSVLEPHYNERGLLQREDVVLEATKTESGYVNGERTQVIQVIQQMEHNAKGQRLSILYGNNATTTYQYDLDTFRLITLETVRQSDNKRLQALRYTYDPVGNITEIIDGAVPTVFFNNFQIDAHNLYNYDALYRLTKAEGREHAGQIVFNTYDNWNDCPFRKQYHPNDAMAWRNYTEYYDYDSVGNILSVKHTAQGDSGNSWTRQYQYATTSNRLLATGTGSATVEHYPDDPTLVYRYHYNTHGSMTDMPHLTAMEWDFTEHLHHIVRAAGSQGSEGDGCPDTTLEAWYRYDASKERTRKRIVKQGVEERLYLGDFEIFRKYNGKDKMLERETLHIMGDKQRIVLVDKRTDIPGQEPLIRYQFGDRLGSVGLELDNQAQIVSYEEYTAYGSTSYQTVRNQAETHKRYRYTGKERDEETGLNYHTARYYIPWIGRWISADPAGLIDSNDLYVYSLNRPTKLLDLKGTSALNESKKIDELRIARTDNQEKFELYLRENNLEVTKLLGKYYYAGCYYPNKKCTEGFDKAIDNWASSIQGSVYLYNKYPPEIDSHTYLTQLPDGMVYIGTPSDIAKARERIILERQLQTGGNISCSWAGALGYMIGGDEGSDVGVWLESMLSAGLAASKYVKNNRDLANMKTSGHILSKDNAQTSQVYYYYHRTSNEPSSNALKGNALRGFKNEVNQIIKKQNEGIQIIAAQVRATSIEGKNVRFIDAIGMDFTFKLKAYEFKYGSSPYKKTQLDFDLNMRLKGANVFLGGSPLQIKLDTEVIRTMPH; the protein is encoded by the coding sequence GTGGCTTTCCAAAAAACAATAAACAGCAGCAAAGCAGGCGATTCTCCTAGCCGAGTTCAGAACGTCAGTAACCAAGACGACCGAAGCAGCAGTTCGTCTTTTACTGCGCCAACTATATCCCTTCCCAAAGGTGGGGGAGCGATTCGGGGAATGGGAGAAAAGTTCGCCGCCAACCCGGTGACTGGGACCGGTTCGATGAGCGTTCCGCTTACCGTCTCTACCAGCCGCTCCGGTTTCTCCCCGCAATTGTCCCTTTCCTACGATTCAGGCTCAGGCAATGGGCCCTTCGGATTCGGCTGGAGCCTCTCGCTGCCGGCCATCACTCGCAAAACAGACAAAGGCTTGCCGAAATATCAGGATGCGATCGAATCCGATGAGTTCATCCTTTCCGGCGCGGAAGATCTGGTTCGAGTTTTGGTAGAGAATGAGCAGGGACAGTGGAAAAGAGAGGACTTGCCGCCGAGAGAACTCAGCGGGGAAACCTATAATATCTATCGGTATCGCCCGCGCATCGAGGGTATCTTCGCCCGAATCGAGCGCTGGACAAATCAAAAACATCCCGAAAATACATTCTGGCGATCCATCTCGAAAGACAATATCACTACCTGGTACGGCAAAGACGAAAACAGCCGCATTTACGACCCGCTCAATCCGACTCGTATCTTCAGTTGGCTGATCTCGGAAAGTTACGACGACAAAGGGAATGCCATCCTTTATGAATACAAGAAAGAAAACTCGGATGGCGTAGTCCTGTCGCAAGCCCACGAGCGGAATCGCAACGACTCGACCCGTTCCGCCAATCGATATCTGAAGAGCATCAAGTACGGAAATTTACCATCTCGACTGGTGCAACCTGATCTGTCGAAATTGGATTGGCTGTTCGAGGTCGTCTTCGATTTCGGCGAACACAATCCTGACGATCCCAGGCCGAATGATCAGGGCACATGGCTCTACCGGCATGACCCCTTCTCTGCATATCGGGCCGGCTACGAAGTCCGCACCTATCGCCTCTGCCAGCGAGTCCTGATGTTCCATCATTTCCCGAATGAGCCGGAAGTCGGCCGGGATTGCCTGGTGCGCTCCACCGATTTCGTCTTTCGGAACATTCGCGGCAATAAGAAGGAAGACCCCAAACAAGGCCACCCGGTCGCCTCGTTTATCGCCTCGGCGACGCAGACAGGATATAAGCGCAAATCGGATAGCGGCTATCTGAAAAAATCCCTGCCGCCGCTGGAGTTCGAATACAGCCAGCCGGTCGTCAGCGAAGAGATCCATGAAATTGACCCTGTCAGCTTGGAAAACCTTCCCACTGGGATGGATGGCGACAATTACCAGTGGGTAGATCTGGACGGCGAAGGCATCTCCGGCTTCCTGACGGAGCAGGCCGATGCATGGTTTTACAAACCGAATCTGGGAGGCGGCCGCTTCGGTCCGCTTGAAAAGGTCGCCTCGATCCCGTCGCTTGCATCCTTGCAAGGCGGCCGGCAGCAATTGCTCGACCTGGCCGGGGACGGCCAACTCGATCTCGCCGAATTCAGCGGCCCGACGCCCGGCTTTTACGAACGCACCGAAGATCAGAATTGGGTCAGCTTCAAGCCGTTTACCCAATTGCCCCGCATTGATTGGGGAGAACCGAACCTGCGCTTCGTAGACCTTGACGGAGACGGTCACGCAGACATCCTGATTACCGAAGACAATGTTTTCACCTGGCACGCTTCCCTGGCCGAAGAAGGTTTCGGGCCAGCGCAGCGAGTCTCCAACCCATTTGATGAAGAAAAGGGACCGAAACTGGTCTTTGCCGATGGAACGCAGTCCATTTATCTGGCCGATATGTCCGGTGATGGATTGACCGATCTGGCGCGCATCCGCAACGGTGAGATCTGTTACTGGCCCAACCTGGGTTACGGTCGTTTCGGCGCCAAGGTCACGATGGACAACTCGCCCTGGTTCGATTTCCCCGATCAGTTCGACCAAAAGCGCATTCGCGTAGCTGATATTGATGGTTCCGGCAACACCGACATCATCTATCTTCATCGAGACGGAGTCCGCCTCTATTTCAACCAATCCGGCAATAGCTGGAAAGACGCGCGGACCATCCGCAACTTCCCGCGCGTTGATAACTTGGCATCGGTTACCACGGCGGATTTACTGGGCAACGGCACGGCTTGTCTGGTCTGGTCTTCCCCTTTACCTGCGAATGCCGGGCGGCAAATGCGATACATCAATTTGATGAGCCAGGGCAAACCGCATCTGCTGATCAAAACCGTTAACAACCTCGGCGCAATGACCGAAGTTGAGTACGCTCCCTCCACGAAGTTTTATTTGCAGGACAAGCTGGCCGGAACTCCTTGGATTACGCGATTGCCTTTTCTGGTTCATTGCGTTGAAAAAGTGACAGTCTCCGACAAGTGGCGGCAGACGAAATTCACAACGACGTACAGCTATCATCACGGCTACTTTGACGGCATTGAGCGCGAGTTCCGCGGCTTCGGTCGCGTCGAACAGATTGACGTAGAAGATTTTGGCACGTTTGAGAAAGGCAATGGTGATAGTCCGTACATCACCGACGACCTCACGCTCTATCAACCGCCAGTCAAAACCGTCACATGGTTTCACACCGGAACCTTTCTCGACCGCGAACGAATTCTGAATCAATACCAGCACGAATACTTCCCGAACTGGTTCGAGGCATTGAAGCCCGGCGAGCAGGTATTGGGCGAGTTCAAGGAAAACCATCTTCCTGAACCCGACCTGCATGCAGAAAACCTGACCGCCGAGGAATGGCGCGAAGCCTTGCGCGCCTGCAAGGGAATGACGTTGCGGCAGGAAGTTTACGAACTTGACGTAGACGCGCTGCAACAAGGCAAACAATGCCCGGTCAAACTTTTTTCGACGGCTTATCACAATTGCAACATCCAACGGTTGCAACCCAAAGGCGAAAACAAACATGCCGTCTTCCTGGTCACCGAAAGCGAAGCGATTACTTACAACTACGAATTGGATTTGCGCCAGGAAGAGCTTCGACCCGATCCTCGCATCGCGCATACACTGAACCTGCGCATAGATGAATATGGCAACATTCAGCAATCCATCGCTGTCGCCTATCCGCGCGTCAACCATTATGAAGACACGACGTTGCCTGCTGGCACAGCCGATCTGATTGTACAGACACAGAAAGAGCCTCATCTTGCTTACACCGAAACACGCTATACCAACGATGTGATCGAACAAGATGCCCATCGTTTGCGTGTTCCCTGCGAGGTAATAACGTATGAGCTGATAGGCATCGCCAGGGAAGATGAAAGCGACCGGAAAACCAATGACGAAGGCATTGATAATCGCTATTTCACACTCGATGAATTGCGCGCCTACAAATTGAGTGAAAAGTATCAGGCAGGCCAGGCAGACTTATTCCAGGTTGAAGAGATTGCTTATCACGCTCTGCCGAACCGTCAAACTCCACAAAAGCGGCTGGTTGAGCACGCGAGGACACTTTTCTTCAACCCCAGCCTTACCGAACCTGAACCGCTCGGAGAGTTCAACTCACTCGGCCTGCCGTATGAAAATTACAAACTTGCGCTGACTGATTCGTTGCTGACAACAGTTCTGGGCGACAAACTCACGCCAGAGATTCGCGCCACACTGGAAGATGAAACCCGAAGTGGCTATCTCACGGGCGCTGACCTCACCAATCGTTTCCCTGGCGAAGAAAACAGCGGGCAATACTGGATTCGCTCCGGCGTAGCAGGATTCAATGCCGACGCGGCACAGCATTTCTATTTGCCCGAACAATACACTGACCCATTCGGCAATACGACCGTGTTGGAATATGACGGCAACTACGATCTGTACATCAAATCCAGCACCGACCCGATGGGCAATCGAACCGAAGTTACTCAATTCGATTTCCGTGTGCTGGCCCCCAAACAAATCAAAGACATCAACGAGAACCTTTCCGAAGTTGCGTTTGACGTTCTGGGGATGCCCGCCGCGATGGCGGTCAAAGGCAAAGGCGACGAAGGCGATAATCTCGCCAGCTTCGATGATGCGCTGCTCAATCCCACTCCGGGGATGCTGCGGCAGTTCTTTACCGATGATTACAACATAACCGAAGCCAAGCGGCTGTTGGGCAGCGCCACCGCCCGGTATCTGTATTACTTTGGCGAAACCGACACTGAACGGAATCAACATCCTTCCTGCGCTTGCGGCATCCTGCGGGAACAGCATTTCGCCCAGCACCCAGACAGCCCGATTCAAACTGCCTTTGAATATTCCGACGGAATGGGAACTGTGCTGGTGAAAAAAGTGCAGGCGGAACCAGAAAGTGAAGGAGGCCAACTTCGCTGGATCGCCAGCGGCAAAACCATCCTCAACAACAAAGGCAAGGCAGTCAAACAATACGAACCCTATTTCAGCAAGCCAGATGTCGCCCACCGCTTTGAAGAACTTGAAGAGGTAGGCGTGACGCCCGTTATGTATTACGACGCAGTGGGACGGCTAGTGCGCACGGAACTTCCCGACGGCACATTCAGTCGCGTCGAGTTCTCGCCCTGGCACGTGTTGACGTTTGACGCCAACGACACCGTGCTTGAAAGCCAGTGGTATCAAAAGTGCGGCGCGCCAGCCCCCGCACAGCCTCTGTTATCAACCGCTTCGCCCGATACCCGTGCGGCGTGGTTGGCTGCGCAGCATGCAAATACGCCCGCGCTGACCATTCTGGACAGCCTGGGCCGCGAAGTCATCAGCGTTGCGCACAATAAATATGTGAATAGCCTGGGCGCGCAGGGTGAAGAAAAGTATGTCACCTTCACCAAGCTCGATGCCGAAGGCAAACCGCTCTGGATTCGGGATGCGCGCGGCAATCTGGTGATGCGTTATATCGTCGGCCCATCTGATCTGACAGAAGACTTAGCGCGAAGGCGAAAGAACGGGCCGTATAGCTTTGCCGAAGCCTATGACATTCAGCCGCGCGACTATGTTCCCTGTTACGACATTGCGGGCAATCTGCTGTTTCAGCGCAGCATGGACGCCGCAGATCGCTGGATGCTGAATGACAGCGCCGGTCAGCCACTATATGCCTGGGACAGCCGAACCAATCTGCTTCACACCACCTACGATGCATTGCGCCGCCCCGTGACGCTGGAACTGCGTAACGAAACCCATTCGGATTGGATCGTCGTGGGTTATACCCGCTACGGCGAAGGTGTGCCCGACGACAAGGCGCGCAACCTGTGCGGCAAGCCCTACCGCGTCTTTGATCAGAGCGGGCTTGTTACCAACTGGAACTTTGATTTCAAGGGGAACCCGCTTGAAACGCGCCGCCGTCTGGCGAGCGAATATGCAAATGACACCGACTGGCGTGAGATCATTCCTCTACCACCAGAAACTGAGCTAGAAAACCCGCAAATGCCGGAAACCTTAAATTGGCTGATGGCAGAAGCTTTTGCTCAGCTTGTCGAATATGACGCCCTGAACCGCATCACACGGCAATACAACTGGCATAGCGTCGCAGACAGCCGAGTTTCCGTACTTGAGCCGCATTACAACGAGCGCGGCTTGCTACAACGTGAAGATGTCGTGCTCGAAGCAACAAAAACGGAATCAGGTTATGTGAACGGCGAACGCACTCAGGTTATTCAGGTGATCCAGCAGATGGAACACAATGCCAAAGGACAGCGCCTGAGCATCCTTTATGGCAATAACGCGACGACGACCTATCAGTACGATCTCGATACCTTTCGCCTGATTACTCTCGAAACAGTCAGGCAAAGCGATAACAAACGCTTGCAGGCTTTGCGGTACACCTACGATCCGGTCGGCAATATCACCGAAATCATTGACGGAGCGGTGCCGACGGTTTTCTTCAATAACTTTCAAATAGATGCGCACAATTTGTACAACTATGACGCGCTTTATCGCCTGACCAAAGCAGAAGGACGAGAGCATGCCGGACAGATAGTTTTCAATACCTACGATAATTGGAACGATTGCCCTTTCCGCAAACAGTATCATCCGAACGATGCAATGGCTTGGAGAAACTACACGGAATATTACGACTATGATTCCGTAGGCAACATCCTCAGCGTCAAACACACCGCGCAGGGAGACAGTGGCAACAGTTGGACGCGGCAATACCAATATGCCACTACCAGCAACCGATTACTGGCAACTGGTACGGGGTCTGCAACTGTTGAGCATTACCCCGATGATCCGACGTTGGTGTACCGCTATCACTACAACACGCACGGCAGCATGACAGATATGCCGCACCTGACGGCGATGGAATGGGATTTCACCGAGCATTTGCATCACATCGTGCGGGCGGCTGGATCGCAGGGTAGTGAGGGAGATGGCTGTCCCGATACTACGCTTGAAGCCTGGTACCGATACGACGCAAGTAAAGAGCGCACACGAAAGCGCATTGTAAAGCAGGGAGTAGAAGAGCGATTGTATCTGGGCGACTTTGAAATCTTCCGTAAATATAATGGTAAGGACAAGATGTTGGAGCGGGAGACGCTGCATATTATGGGCGACAAGCAACGCATAGTGCTGGTGGACAAGCGCACGGACATACCAGGTCAGGAGCCACTCATTCGTTATCAGTTCGGCGATCGCTTGGGTTCAGTCGGCCTAGAATTGGACAATCAGGCACAAATTGTTTCCTATGAAGAGTACACAGCCTATGGCAGCACATCCTACCAGACAGTACGCAATCAGGCCGAGACCCACAAACGTTATCGTTACACTGGCAAGGAGCGAGATGAGGAGACAGGGTTAAATTATCACACTGCCAGATACTATATCCCCTGGATAGGGAGATGGATTAGTGCCGATCCTGCAGGATTGATAGATAGCAATGACCTGTATGTATATTCGCTCAATCGACCAACAAAGCTATTAGATCTAAAAGGAACGAGCGCTCTCAATGAATCAAAAAAAATTGACGAACTTAGAATTGCGCGAACAGACAACCAGGAAAAATTTGAACTATATTTGAGAGAGAATAATCTTGAAGTCACCAAACTTTTAGGGAAGTATTATTATGCCGGGTGTTATTATCCAAATAAAAAATGTACAGAGGGTTTTGATAAGGCCATTGACAACTGGGCATCTTCCATTCAAGGAAGTGTGTACCTTTACAATAAATACCCTCCAGAAATTGATAGTCATACATACTTAACTCAATTACCAGATGGAATGGTCTACATCGGTACTCCTAGCGACATTGCCAAGGCAAGAGAGAGAATAATTTTAGAGAGACAGTTACAGACAGGTGGTAATATAAGCTGTAGTTGGGCCGGGGCTTTGGGCTACATGATAGGGGGAGATGAAGGCTCTGATGTAGGAGTCTGGTTGGAATCTATGCTATCTGCCGGCCTTGCTGCGTCGAAGTATGTTAAAAATAACCGCGATTTGGCAAATATGAAAACTAGCGGACACATTCTTTCAAAGGACAATGCCCAGACTTCCCAAGTATATTATTATTACCATAGAACATCTAACGAGCCATCATCGAATGCGCTGAAGGGAAACGCACTTCGTGGCTTCAAGAATGAAGTAAACCAAATTATAAAAAAACAAAACGAAGGTATACAAATCATAGCCGCGCAGGTTAGGGCAACATCAATTGAGGGGAAAAATGTGCGATTTATTGACGCGATAGGAATGGATTTTACTTTTAAGCTTAAAGCGTATGAATTTAAATATGGTTCTTCGCCTTATAAGAAAACGCAATTAGATTTTGATTTAAATATGCGACTAAAAGGAGCAAATGTATTTCTTGGAGGCTCACCATTACAGATAAAGCTAGATACGGAGGTGATTCGTACTATGCCACATTGA